The DNA window GTGCATGAGCCCAAAAATCCCAGCATGTCGCAAGCGTCCTACTGACCTCAGGagatattccatttttatagtcCTTGACTAAACGCTACAATTCTTATTCTATTCACAGCTTTTACAAGGCCAATGCAATGAGACATAAGCCTACCATTAAAgatctcacatcccaaaaaataaatacattttgattccATTCCTCATCATGCTGGATACTATTAGTGCCGCTCTTTAAACCAATGACAACATTCATGGAGACGTGGACGTGCCTGTAGTCAAGAGGCCGACGGAACAATCACACGACAGCCTCCCTGATCATCTTTGGATTATATTAATACTTGGCCGGATTATTCATTGTGCAGgcatattataaaaatatacagtatacaTTGAGTATACACACGGAATACAGAGGAATACATAAATGACAATCGTTGAGGATATTCGCATTAGAAAGCTCATGCTTATCAAAAAAGTTAGTTCATATTCCTGTAAAAGGCACCGAATGTGTCAGCCTCTCCTCTGTAGTGACAGACAGTAATCCAGGAGGTCAAGAGTTATTGCTCCATGGGGagtgtgctttttttctctccttcttTTAgttctccagtaaaaaaaatccaacattctGTCCATCCACTGAGAAATACAAAATACCTACTTATGAAGAAAAGGAAACATGCAAAGGGTGACTTCCATGCCCACCATTTATCTCATTCTGGTCATGTCACTACTCTCAAATCTGATTGCTTACTTGTCCATGTATGAGTCAGCCAAAAAGAGTGAGCACATGAATAGCTACCGTGCAAATGTAGGGAGACATGCAAGGAAAAAGGAATCATACAAGTTCATGCATTCACTATGTTCAGAGCAAAAGGTGCAATTTATGTATACTGAATATTCCTCAAAGGCatcacaaaaaaatagcaaaagactCATTTCCACCTTGCAGTATGCATTTCTCTTGAAAAAGATCGCACAATAATCAAACTGAAGTTTCCTACTTTTTATATGTAGTCTTTAGTATGGTTGATAGAGAACTGGCTCGATACAATGAAATGGATtgaaaggggagaaaaaaacaatcactgtttcaaaaattaaaaaaatgcctagGAAAATTCTGTATTGCTTGCTTATGGTTACTGTCAGGACACTGCACTGAAGATTGTCTTTGTTTGATgtttattaaacaaaaaaatgtcaattctgAATTCTTATTCAATTCCAGTACCTGATTGGGCAATCTATTATTGTACCCTAGTGGAGGACTTTGCCAATAGAGCTCAAATTTCAATAACAAATTTTACGATATTGAATTGAAGCATATAGTTGGGTAGAAATGAGGCTAATGCCACCATGCTTGATAGAAATacagaattaaaaataataacatgcCGGATGCCACCTTGCCTTCAAAAGCATTCCAAAGAGTcagttgtgtttttgtttttttaaacctaaaaaTCAAGTAAATAATTAGAAAATATTACTTTTAAAAGACATATTGCTTGGttaatttgaaagaaaagaCCCTGCTATaattagaaataaaaagaaaaaaagcaccaCGCTGGTTTTAACCCTTCATAgggcactcattggctgccttggACGGTGCTAAACATCTGATGCATTTTGACTGGAACTGACATATTAACATTCCTTCGGCCcctgccagtcaaaataaatCGGACATCTagggccatcaatggcactgaaagatgagcattttcagacagttttaaaatggttgaatgaccaaaaatagtcacttgccctgtaAAGGCTTAAAATATGAAATCCACTGCAAAACTATGACTACAGTGAATTGACTTCTGCCACACATCTGCTTTATTAGTTTCTCAGAATAATTCTGAGATAaaatctggaagaaaaaaaagctttctggGTGCACTAGTTCTTTCAGCACGTTTTTAATGCCATTGGGTTTCTCTCCGTTGGCTGGGATAACCTTTGTTGAGGGTTGGCTCGAAAGAGGGGTAAAGAAAATCTCTGAGACTGTTTAAAGTGTCGATGTCACCGAGGATATCATTTCAAAGACTACATTCACTGTGGAGCAGGAGAAAGGGAAAAGCTTGCTGATGTTGTAAGGCAAGGGGGCTGAGGAGTGGAGGtagaacttaaaataaaaataataaaataagagTTCAGGCTGACACTGAAGCCCAATCCAGTGAGGCAAAGGATGTGATGCATCTAATATGACCTAACACCCAAACTAGCGAGGTCATGTAAAATTCAGAGTGCAAAATTGGCCAAGAGAAGTCGAAGTGATAAAGGTCTGCTATGACATATCTCATACATGACCatagtgttgttgttttgtttttgttatttcaatTGTGGTATATGTGGCTGGTGACAAGTACAAAGAGGCCACAGCAGGAAAAACTGTAGTCGAGGCATTATGGTGTTTATACGTTTTTGTTGAGGTTTGGTGCATTTAAGAAACGAGCCCTGTGGATTTACAACCTTGGTATGGGCCTCAAGTGCTACAACATATCCTGCAATTTGGACAGAGTGGAAAGGGGCCAGTGGAGCGGGAGGATTTCACTTTTAAAAAGCGGTCCTACTCAAGCATGACTATTGCTCTCCTGTCACTCACAGGCACTTCAGAGGATTGGGCTTTGGTTGATGTAAGAGCAGATGAGGAGTTAGAATGAAAGCAAAGGGAAGGAGGCAAAATAGGAGTTCAAAACGTGCACGTGAACGCTGTCTCATCATTCGTAACAAAAAGCAGCAGGATGCTTATGTGCCTGGAAAAGCACACTGAGGATGCGAAGGCTGGTGCTTGATTGTATCCCCATGTCTTGAGTCCGGGTTCGAACCTGAGGATTTAACAGCTGCTTCTACTGGCCAGCTTTAGTATGATGGAGGGCTGAGTTTTCAGGATTTGAGAGTGCAGACAGTCCTAGATGTGCAGCCTCTTCCAATGTTCTCTTTTAGTCTGTATGGTTGTTTGGATGCTTTTTCTTGGACGAGCAGGTAGAGGCCTCTCCTTTTTCTTTCTGACCTTTCGCTATGGCCAATACCTTGTAGCAACCTCGAGTTATCTTATACATCCAGATAGTGTTCAAGATATCCAAGGCTACACAGGAGGTGATCCACGCAACCTGGGCACCCAAACCCAGGCGCTCAAAGTCTTCGGTGCCAAATGTGGCACATACGCTTACCCAATAGGACGGCATGACAGCAATCCGTACCAGGAAAAACACCACTGCCATAGCGACACCATTTATTACCACCATCCTGTTTGAACGGGGGTATTTTAATGCTTCAAAGAACCACCTAAAAAGACAAGAGTGGTAAGGCTAAATGCAAAGCAAAATGTGGAACTTAAAGTATTAATATTTtaggattttctttttaaataaccaCCCTCTGTATCTTCGAATAAACTGCCAAACCATTGTGAAATAGAATTTTCATTCTGCTTAACAACAAAACAATGTGACTGGAAGTTGGAGTtttttggctgggcctgtgactaaTACAACAATGCGActtataaggatttttttttaccctttctgACCACCGACACCCCGttacgtgttttttttaggttatagttatctgaaaagcggttatgttaacagatgcctcccaaaaatgcgactagTACCCTGGAAGTTCAGCACTGTCAATGAAAGCcaattaattaaatgaaaatactaTTAAGAACGATTTGACTCAGCTGCATTGCATATATTTGATGCCAGATTGTTTTGGAATGATTGCAAGACAGGCATAGTGTGCAACGTGCACATACTACATCAGTGAGAGGTGTGGTTTAGCGCAGTACTTTCACAGAATGATTGATCAAAAGTTCagcataaataatatattttgacCCCCTGTACCTACTTACCTTTGGTTCACAAACGGTGTAGATAGTTCTGAAATAAGACGAAAGTTGGCAAAGTATGGCAGCACGCCACGAGtctgaaatgaccaaaaacaaaaataacaataataataagtgACACCAAAATACAAATGAAGAAAATTGAGTTCTACATTTTAAACATCATCTGATCTTACCAACACATATCCATATGCATAGAGCGCCGCCAAGTGGTGACAGACGAAAAACTTGTCTCCCATAGTGCTCCAATTACATGCCAACAGCAACAAATCTGGAAGGTGAGATATAAAAATAGAACTGACAAAAATGGCATTGTGTAAATATCCACAGGGAGAAAACAACTATGGCTGGGAAGTTTTGGACACCCAGCAAAGTGTAGGCTTCTGCATGTTTTGAAGAATGAATTGCTGTGTGAGCTGTTTTATATCATCAATATTGATTGAGCCCAAGAAAGGAGAGATTTTAGAAGGaaaacaaatagacaaaacaaCTCACCATACAGTAGGTAGCCACAGGTTATGGCTACATTTAATTTGACCATGCTGGGGTCCCCCCTGTGAATCGACATTGGAacatcatgattaaaaaaaaagaatgagtaGAGAAGTAATCTAATTTTGTAAATAGAACTTTTTGTGCTAATCATTAAGCACAATCATATTATACAACTGTGATTGTCTTCTATTGATGAACTTTGACAACATCTGTGATGATTACAATTAGGTAGGCTTTAGAAAAGAACAATGTTATCAATCCTATACAggccaagtgactatttttcgtaataaaaataaagatataaatTACCCTCACCATTTACCTTCATAATGGCCAGGAATCCACATACATAGACATCACAtttcatgtaggccacaatatgAACATTTGCTATAGAACTGTCGCCTACATATATGGATACCATGGCCATATTCTGATAATTACTAATTGATAATTGTGGtatatttgtaattgtttttttacatatgtttgtatgtatgaatgaaaaaaatctaacaaaaattttaaaaaaataaaataacgtcagtaaattaaaaaatgaattgcatTTAACTGTTATAGGCGGCACTAGAGGTCCTATCTATTTTAATACCAATCcccactcccagtcaaaatcgattggacgcctagcccCTTCAATGGCATTAAATGAGGTGAATGAGGACCTATCAAGGGTTAACTATGCAACTAAGTAAAACAATGCATGTTATTCAATATTTTATGCAAGCATCTTCTTCATTGGCAAAGCCGTGAGCAGACGAAACATTAGAAGTCCTCGCAAATATACTGTAGCATTTATCCAAAACAACAACGAGGCTTACAAAGACATTTGATCCCAGTCACAGTCAGGTGTCATATAGCAAATGATCGGGTAAGACGTCTGTGAAATGGAACCCATATGCACAGACTTTATTAACGTGAAATGGACGGCAGCTCGTGTTCAACTCTGGATGACCCCAAATTGCACTGTCAAATTTAGCCATGAAAGACAAACCCACAGTGGTCCCAGAAATATAgtgcaaataaaatgaatgaaataaaatattttttaaaaagctactaTGTAATTATGAATACAAATCTTTATTAAAAacccaattcaaatgaataaaaacaagtaTACTCTGTTATGTATACAGTATCTATTATGACTCCCTATAACacgttttctttatttttatttaatagtaTTTCCTTAATTGCATGCAGCTGATAGTGTACATTATATCacgaaaaaaagtgtgatttttgGTGAGCAAAAACTAGCATGATTTTTGTTGGTGCTTAATTATTAAGGACTAcaaggttaggtttagggttagagttagggtcagagttagggttaggcggaggggtggccaagtccggtccacGAGAGGCCCTATCCCGTATCCCTTTCACTGAGCTCGGAATGCACATGACATATTTTGACCAGCAACTGAACCTACTACGGATTATTCCTTGGGCAAGAAGAAATCAACCCTGTTTAATTAGGTCAGAGTGCTTGCCAAACTGTGAAATAGTCTTTGgggcaaaacaaaaagcaaacctTTATTCACATTTTGGCTGGAAATATTTGGCTACCAAATACTGTGTATCACTACTTTTTTAGGAATTAAAATTGTCTTGTTTTTGATGAATAAAAACGCCTGTTATGCTAAAGTagttaaatgttattttgatgGTTTGCATGAGCCAATTCCAGCAGAAACAGGTAGAACAATGCTGGACTTGTGCTACGGCTCCCAATGATCATCCCGCAGAATCAGATTGGTTGTAGGATTATTGCTTTCACCACTATACTGTGTTGCAAGgatatttttgtttacatgtgGTTAGAGATTGGATTTCAAACAAAGAAGTCAGACTGTGTTGCAATGGTAAGAGCTCAAATGAGAAGAGtgaattcaaatattttactaAACAAAATCTCCTTTTCCTCGCCACGTGAAAGGAATTAAAATGAAGGAATCCAGCTTGGTTGCAAGAACAGATGCAGCTTGGGTCCCCCTTTTGAGCCCTGAATTTCTTAGCCAAAGCCCCAGACCCTCACACAAAATTTCTTTTCTCCCTCTTAGGAGCAACACTAAGCGAGGCCAAAAGGGAGACAATGAGAGAGAAGGAGGTGTGCTGCAGTAGgctgttgcaataaagagcagGAGAGACAAGGCTAGCTGCGgggaatgagtgtgagcttgcAGAAGATTAGGCTGTGATGCGGTTCACTATGAAAAGAAGCCTTGTTGGTGGGACTCAAGTCCGTGTGCTAGGAGAGGAGGTGGTAAGAATGAGAAAGGGGAACAGAGAGAAAAGAAGAGCGGTCCAAAGTCCAGATGTTATAGCACAAATAAAATTGTAGGACAATGAAATACGTGGTAATAAGGATTTATCTCTTTCAAGATTCCAGTTAAGTTTCATTTAATTAGCTGAATGTATATTTCTCTTACCAGACAGGATTGGCGTTGACAGCGTCATCGAAGCATAGGATGTATAAGCAAAAGAATCCTACAATCAGAGCGTGAACAGTCGACACTAACCTGTAACAAACGTATTTTCATTAGTTAACAAAAAACATGATGTGTTCCTCTGTCCAATTTTACATGTTCCATATCTATTTACACTACTGAGCAATATGGCGGAAAAACAAAATCTCAGATTTTTTCACAGAAAATTTGATTCACGATTGAAGTTTAACCATAATAAAGAAATACTAACAAATCagattaattcatgatttatcGCCCAAGCCTACGACCTACTTAACATTAAAGAGGAACTGAAGGttaagtatttattttaaaatgtaagccTAAGTAAAATAATTATCAAAAGTTGCAAACCATAAAGGGCACCAGTCAAAGAATGCAAAAATTTATTGTTCATTAAATGTGCATGTCTTTCTTCGAGCACTCTTCGAGCCTCCTTTCTTGCACTTAAGTCAAGCTTACATAACAAACAAGTTGAAAGCTGTCTGG is part of the Stigmatopora argus isolate UIUO_Sarg chromosome 14, RoL_Sarg_1.0, whole genome shotgun sequence genome and encodes:
- the tlcd4b gene encoding TLC domain-containing protein 4-B; translation: MEMRELTVVAGSFVGFQLLFSLASPVLSSAFSPTYGLLPPTKHTEWNSRLVSTVHALIVGFFCLYILCFDDAVNANPVWGDPSMVKLNVAITCGYLLYDLLLLACNWSTMGDKFFVCHHLAALYAYGYVLTRGVLPYFANFRLISELSTPFVNQRWFFEALKYPRSNRMVVINGVAMAVVFFLVRIAVMPSYWVSVCATFGTEDFERLGLGAQVAWITSCVALDILNTIWMYKITRGCYKVLAIAKGQKEKGEASTCSSKKKHPNNHTD